In the genome of Hymenobacter taeanensis, one region contains:
- a CDS encoding acetyl-CoA carboxylase carboxyltransferase subunit alpha, translating to MLLDFEQPIAALEGKLREMQQLALDSQVDVSEAVAALENKIKTLKKETYANLTRWQRVQLSRHPDRPYTLDYIEGMTEKFIELHGDRTVADDKAMVGGFAELDGRSVMFIGQQKGRNTKQRQYRNFGMPNPEGYRKALRLMKLAEKFGKPIVTLIDTPGAFPGLEAEERGQGEAIARNLKEMFLLKVPVICIIIGEGASGGALGIAIGDRVLMLENTWYSVISPESCSSILWRSWDYKEQAAEALKLTATDMLKAGLVDGIVKEPLGGAHTDPEAMLKALKKTIIKTLDELEALSDEERISQRIDKFSNMGVVLE from the coding sequence ATGCTCCTCGATTTTGAACAACCTATTGCCGCTCTCGAAGGCAAGCTCCGTGAAATGCAGCAACTGGCCCTCGATAGCCAGGTAGATGTATCGGAAGCCGTAGCGGCTCTCGAAAACAAGATCAAAACCCTTAAGAAGGAAACCTACGCTAACTTAACCCGTTGGCAGCGCGTGCAGCTCTCGCGCCACCCCGACCGTCCCTACACGCTTGATTACATTGAGGGAATGACGGAGAAATTCATCGAGCTTCACGGTGACCGTACCGTGGCCGATGATAAAGCCATGGTAGGAGGCTTTGCCGAGCTGGACGGCCGTTCAGTAATGTTCATTGGGCAGCAGAAGGGCCGTAACACCAAGCAGCGGCAGTACCGCAACTTTGGCATGCCTAACCCCGAAGGCTACCGTAAAGCACTACGCTTAATGAAGCTGGCCGAGAAATTCGGGAAGCCCATTGTAACGCTCATTGACACGCCCGGTGCTTTCCCAGGCCTAGAAGCTGAGGAGCGGGGCCAGGGCGAGGCTATTGCGCGCAACCTGAAGGAGATGTTCCTGCTGAAGGTGCCCGTTATCTGTATCATCATCGGAGAAGGTGCCTCTGGCGGTGCGCTGGGTATTGCCATCGGCGACCGGGTGCTGATGCTGGAAAACACTTGGTATTCCGTTATTTCACCGGAGTCTTGCAGCAGCATCCTGTGGCGCAGCTGGGACTATAAAGAGCAAGCTGCTGAAGCGTTAAAGCTCACGGCTACGGATATGCTGAAAGCTGGCCTCGTGGATGGCATTGTGAAGGAGCCCCTCGGTGGCGCCCATACTGACCCCGAAGCTATGCTGAAAGCGCTGAAAAAGACTATTATCAAAACCCTTGATGAACTGGAGGCGCTGTCTGACGAGGAGCGCATCAGCCAGCGCATTGATAAGTTCTCCAACATGGGTGTAGTGCTCGAGTAG
- a CDS encoding 16S rRNA (uracil(1498)-N(3))-methyltransferase: MPHTFYAPTLTTPLYTLPEDESKHAVRVLRLSAGDALELVDGRGGVYQAEVETADAKRCRLRVVQEQQVPRRAYEVHVAVAPTKNLDRMEWMVEKATEMGVERLSFLRCARSERRELKLERLQKIAVSALKQSGQAWLPELSELTDLAAFLPTVAGSTTFIAHLEEGERTPLSRVAAAGNNCCILIGPEGDFTPQEIAAAFAQGIRPVTLGASRLRTETAALAAVHTVHIARELLNGAPVV, translated from the coding sequence ATGCCTCACACCTTCTACGCCCCCACTCTTACCACGCCCCTCTACACACTACCAGAAGATGAAAGCAAGCACGCCGTGCGGGTGCTACGCCTGAGTGCTGGTGATGCCCTGGAGCTTGTGGATGGGCGTGGTGGTGTATACCAAGCTGAAGTAGAAACAGCAGATGCCAAGCGCTGCCGCCTACGGGTGGTGCAAGAGCAGCAGGTGCCGCGACGGGCCTATGAGGTGCATGTGGCCGTGGCTCCTACCAAAAACCTCGACCGTATGGAGTGGATGGTAGAAAAGGCTACGGAGATGGGTGTTGAGCGCCTTTCTTTCCTGCGTTGCGCGCGCTCTGAGCGGCGTGAGCTGAAGCTGGAGCGCCTACAGAAGATTGCAGTGAGTGCTCTAAAGCAATCAGGGCAGGCATGGTTGCCGGAGCTGAGTGAGCTAACGGATTTGGCGGCTTTTTTGCCCACCGTAGCCGGCAGCACCACGTTTATTGCGCACTTAGAAGAGGGGGAACGGACGCCCCTCTCCCGCGTAGCCGCCGCTGGCAATAACTGCTGCATCCTGATTGGCCCCGAAGGCGACTTTACCCCCCAGGAAATTGCGGCCGCCTTCGCCCAGGGCATCCGCCCGGTTACGCTGGGCGCCTCCCGCCTGCGTACCGAAACAGCCGCGCTGGCCGCCGTTCATACCGTGCACATAGCGCGGGAGTTACTTAACGGTGCACCAGTGGTTTAA
- a CDS encoding peptide MFS transporter, which produces MQTTSAVQEQSAQTTQTSHPKGLYVLFATEMWERFSYYGMRALLSLYMLKALLMNKEMSSLIYGNYTSLVYLTPLLGGYMADRYWGNRRSILVGGLLMAAGQFSLFFSASMYSANQTEVPSAQLLLFFLGLGCLIFGNGFFKPNISSMVGSLYPKDDSRIDAAYTIFYMGINLGAFFSPLVCGTLGDTGNPADFKWGFLAAGIGMLVGSLTFELLKNKYVVTAEGAPLGAKPERTVEHSPVVPVQTDSPVRTEAIAQPAKSFASKLPMLIGLFAVVYAAIAWLMDRDWIGALVFSAMIVAPITILTDPTLTAREKQKIYVIFILSFFVIFFWGTFEQAGASLTFFADEQTDRTLGSYVVPASYFQSANALFIIVFAPIFAVLWTFLGKRGAEPSSPLKMAISLMLMAVGYLIIAFGVKGVDASTKVSMFWLITMYMVHTFAELCLSPIGLALVNKLAPARFASLLMAVWFLATAAGNKLAGVLSGLYPPGPGEFSKAAKEGINLPNILNGTTQATADVTAKLSSLELTSHWPTFLGFQITSLYDFFMIFVGLSAVASLILFVIYKRLFTMMQEPATA; this is translated from the coding sequence ATGCAAACCACCTCTGCTGTGCAGGAGCAGTCTGCTCAGACCACTCAGACCAGCCACCCGAAGGGCCTGTACGTGCTCTTCGCCACCGAAATGTGGGAGCGGTTCAGTTACTACGGCATGCGGGCCCTGCTGTCGTTGTACATGCTGAAAGCACTCCTGATGAACAAGGAGATGTCGTCGCTCATTTACGGTAACTATACCTCGCTTGTGTACCTAACTCCCTTGCTGGGTGGTTACATGGCTGACCGGTATTGGGGCAACCGCCGCTCTATTTTAGTAGGTGGTCTACTAATGGCGGCCGGGCAGTTTAGCCTGTTTTTCTCGGCTTCCATGTACAGTGCCAATCAAACGGAGGTGCCGTCTGCGCAGCTGCTGTTGTTCTTCCTGGGCCTGGGTTGTTTGATTTTCGGTAACGGCTTCTTCAAGCCGAATATCTCTTCTATGGTAGGCTCGCTCTACCCTAAAGATGATTCTCGCATTGATGCGGCCTACACCATTTTTTATATGGGTATTAACCTGGGCGCGTTTTTCTCACCCTTGGTTTGCGGTACCCTCGGCGACACTGGCAACCCTGCCGACTTTAAGTGGGGTTTCCTGGCCGCTGGTATCGGTATGCTGGTGGGTAGTCTCACCTTTGAACTGCTGAAAAATAAATACGTAGTTACGGCTGAAGGTGCTCCACTAGGCGCCAAGCCAGAGCGTACCGTAGAACACTCGCCCGTAGTGCCTGTACAGACTGACAGCCCTGTGCGCACTGAAGCCATTGCACAGCCTGCCAAGAGCTTCGCAAGCAAGCTGCCTATGCTAATTGGCCTGTTTGCCGTGGTATATGCCGCTATAGCCTGGCTAATGGATCGTGACTGGATCGGGGCTTTGGTGTTCTCAGCCATGATTGTGGCTCCTATTACTATTCTAACTGACCCGACGCTGACCGCTCGGGAGAAGCAGAAAATCTATGTGATTTTCATCCTTAGTTTCTTCGTAATCTTCTTCTGGGGCACGTTTGAGCAGGCTGGTGCTTCGCTAACTTTCTTTGCCGATGAGCAGACCGATCGTACGCTTGGCTCATACGTGGTGCCTGCTTCGTACTTTCAGTCGGCTAACGCCTTGTTCATCATTGTATTTGCTCCCATTTTTGCAGTACTCTGGACGTTCCTTGGTAAGCGTGGTGCTGAGCCCTCTTCTCCTCTGAAAATGGCTATCAGCCTTATGCTGATGGCGGTTGGCTACCTCATCATTGCCTTCGGAGTGAAAGGAGTAGATGCCAGCACCAAAGTGAGCATGTTCTGGCTTATCACCATGTATATGGTGCACACCTTCGCCGAGTTGTGCTTGTCACCAATTGGTTTGGCGCTAGTAAACAAGCTGGCACCGGCTCGCTTCGCCTCTCTACTCATGGCCGTATGGTTCCTCGCCACGGCAGCCGGCAACAAACTGGCGGGTGTACTGTCGGGTCTGTATCCTCCCGGCCCCGGCGAATTCTCCAAAGCCGCCAAGGAAGGCATCAACCTCCCCAATATTCTGAACGGCACCACCCAAGCTACTGCTGATGTTACCGCCAAACTCAGCAGCCTGGAGCTGACTTCTCACTGGCCTACGTTCCTGGGGTTCCAGATCACCAGCCTCTATGACTTCTTCATGATTTTCGTAGGCCTGTCGGCTGTAGCATCCCTCATTTTGTTTGTCATCTACAAGCGCCTCTTCACGATGATGCAGGAGCCTGCCACGGCATAA
- a CDS encoding S1/P1 nuclease, whose amino-acid sequence MRKRILPLFLLLLSPLTLWAWGADGHRAVGKIAEQHLSRHARQEVQRLLGTETLTMVSTWPDEIRFYPEFKETAPWHYVNTPSGLTHDQYVQQLNAQTLPNAYNILEAKLKELKDPAKTQAEKVAALKFVVHIVGDVHQPLHAGHAEDKGGNDIKVQYRGKETNLHSLWDSGLIDYQGLTYTEMATQYDQRLHKRDVKALQKSAPEQWLWESYQACERLYKETPTGSDLNYTYYPQHAELMRQRIVEAGIRLAGVLNETFK is encoded by the coding sequence ATGCGCAAGCGTATTCTTCCACTGTTCCTGTTGCTTCTTTCGCCGCTAACCCTGTGGGCCTGGGGCGCCGATGGTCACCGGGCCGTGGGTAAAATTGCTGAACAACACCTCTCCCGCCATGCTCGCCAGGAAGTGCAGCGCCTTTTAGGCACTGAAACACTGACCATGGTAAGCACCTGGCCCGATGAAATTCGCTTCTATCCGGAGTTCAAAGAAACCGCGCCCTGGCATTATGTAAATACACCATCGGGACTTACGCATGACCAGTATGTGCAGCAGCTCAATGCCCAAACGTTGCCTAATGCCTACAACATTCTGGAAGCCAAGCTAAAAGAGCTGAAGGACCCTGCTAAAACGCAGGCAGAAAAGGTGGCGGCCCTTAAGTTTGTAGTGCATATTGTGGGCGACGTACACCAGCCCTTGCATGCCGGGCACGCCGAGGACAAGGGCGGCAACGATATCAAAGTGCAGTACCGTGGCAAGGAAACCAACCTGCACAGCCTCTGGGATAGTGGCCTAATTGATTACCAGGGCCTGACCTATACAGAGATGGCCACGCAGTATGACCAGCGCCTGCACAAGCGCGACGTAAAAGCGCTGCAGAAATCAGCACCGGAACAGTGGCTATGGGAGTCGTACCAGGCTTGCGAGCGTCTGTACAAAGAAACTCCTACTGGCTCCGACCTTAACTACACATACTATCCACAGCACGCGGAACTTATGCGCCAGCGGATTGTAGAGGCTGGTATACGGTTAGCGGGTGTGTTAAACGAAACGTTTAAATAG
- a CDS encoding SDR family oxidoreductase: MKVKLKKLKNQTIVITGASSGIGLVTARMAAKKGAKLVLASRSEDALRQLTKEITQSGGQAVYVVADVSRQEDVQAIAKKAQQQFGGFDTWINNAGVSIYGKIEDIPIEDMRKLFDTNLWGLIYGSLEAAKHLKSKGGAIINLGSILSDVTAILQTIYSASKHAVKGFTDGLRMELEMDGAPISVTLIQPAAIDTPYPLHAKNYMEREAQHAPPAYAPETVARGILHSCETPERSVVIGGGGRAFIGMEHWTPALLDKFMEKSFSKQEKADYAPGPLSRNGLDRPIGNLEERGNYPGNTRETSYYTQAVTTGSPALRTALLAGAGVALAAWLTSKNSKASNGHVHPDN, from the coding sequence ATGAAAGTCAAGCTGAAGAAACTGAAGAATCAAACCATTGTCATTACGGGGGCTTCCTCCGGTATAGGCCTGGTAACGGCTCGTATGGCCGCCAAAAAAGGCGCAAAGCTGGTGCTAGCCTCGCGCAGCGAGGATGCCCTGCGGCAACTCACAAAAGAAATTACCCAAAGTGGCGGGCAAGCCGTGTACGTAGTGGCTGATGTGAGCCGCCAGGAAGATGTACAGGCCATCGCCAAAAAGGCGCAACAGCAGTTCGGTGGTTTCGACACCTGGATCAATAATGCAGGGGTGTCTATCTATGGCAAAATCGAGGACATACCCATCGAAGATATGCGCAAGCTCTTCGATACAAACCTGTGGGGCCTGATTTATGGTTCGCTGGAGGCAGCTAAGCATCTCAAGTCAAAAGGCGGGGCCATTATCAACCTAGGCAGTATCCTCTCCGATGTAACGGCTATCCTGCAAACTATTTACTCAGCTAGTAAGCACGCTGTAAAGGGCTTCACTGATGGCCTCCGGATGGAATTAGAGATGGACGGCGCCCCCATATCAGTAACGCTTATTCAGCCCGCCGCCATTGATACACCCTATCCGCTGCACGCCAAAAATTACATGGAGCGTGAGGCCCAGCACGCACCACCCGCCTACGCTCCCGAAACGGTAGCTCGTGGCATTCTACACTCCTGCGAAACCCCGGAGCGCTCCGTGGTAATCGGTGGCGGTGGCCGGGCCTTTATTGGCATGGAACACTGGACACCGGCTTTACTTGATAAGTTTATGGAAAAATCCTTCTCCAAACAGGAGAAAGCCGATTATGCGCCCGGTCCCTTAAGCCGGAATGGCCTCGACCGGCCAATCGGCAATCTGGAAGAGCGTGGCAACTACCCCGGTAATACCCGCGAAACCAGCTACTATACGCAGGCCGTTACCACGGGGAGCCCCGCCCTCCGTACGGCGCTGCTGGCAGGTGCCGGAGTAGCGCTGGCGGCGTGGCTCACCAGCAAAAACTCAAAGGCCAGCAACGGGCATGTTCACCCTGACAACTAG
- a CDS encoding 1-acyl-sn-glycerol-3-phosphate acyltransferase translates to MAARKTSTFWYLFSKFWFWITGWHLGPQVPPNIKKSMMIAAPHTSNWDFMYARAAFFLMDVDVKLTIKKEWTTIPVLGALVRSLGGLSVDRSKNNSLVDGMIQLFNERDELVILITPEGTRSFQPKWRKGFYHAAMGAGVPILLGYLDYKNKEAGVGPAFWPTGNYEKDLEEIKAFYRTKQGRFPEKGVR, encoded by the coding sequence ATGGCTGCACGCAAAACTTCTACCTTCTGGTATCTCTTCTCAAAGTTCTGGTTCTGGATTACGGGCTGGCACCTTGGCCCACAGGTGCCGCCAAACATCAAGAAAAGCATGATGATTGCGGCGCCCCACACTAGCAACTGGGACTTTATGTACGCCCGGGCAGCCTTTTTCCTGATGGATGTGGACGTGAAACTCACCATCAAAAAGGAGTGGACTACTATTCCGGTGCTGGGCGCGCTTGTGCGGTCGTTGGGTGGCCTTTCCGTTGACCGTAGCAAGAACAACAGCCTAGTAGACGGCATGATACAGCTCTTTAATGAGCGCGACGAGCTGGTTATCCTCATTACGCCAGAAGGTACACGCTCTTTCCAGCCTAAATGGCGCAAAGGCTTTTACCACGCGGCCATGGGAGCAGGAGTGCCTATTCTGTTAGGGTACCTTGATTATAAAAACAAAGAGGCTGGCGTAGGTCCGGCCTTCTGGCCCACCGGCAACTACGAGAAGGATCTGGAGGAAATCAAGGCCTTCTATCGTACCAAACAGGGCCGCTTCCCTGAAAAAGGCGTACGTTAG
- a CDS encoding DUF4159 domain-containing protein yields MPRFLSLLLLLILPLLAAAPVAPSFHIAKLHYGGGGDWYANKTSLPNLIKFCNQTLKTNIAPDEATVELDSPELLTYPFVHMTGHGNVLFTEAEARNLRRYLVGGGFLHIDDNYGLDKFIRPEMKKVFPELEFVELPFTHPVYHQKFAFPRGLPKVHEHDGKRPQGFGLLYKGRLVCFYSYECDLGNGWEDLGTYPEDTPASHEAALKMGANLVAYALTQD; encoded by the coding sequence ATGCCCCGCTTTCTTTCCCTCCTGCTCCTGCTGATTCTGCCATTGCTGGCTGCTGCTCCCGTGGCTCCCAGCTTTCATATTGCCAAGCTGCACTACGGTGGCGGTGGCGACTGGTACGCGAACAAAACCTCCTTGCCCAACCTCATCAAATTCTGCAATCAGACCCTGAAGACGAATATTGCCCCCGATGAGGCTACCGTGGAGTTAGACTCGCCGGAACTGCTCACCTACCCTTTCGTGCACATGACCGGCCATGGCAATGTGCTATTCACGGAGGCCGAGGCCCGCAACCTGCGGCGTTACCTGGTCGGCGGTGGCTTCCTGCATATAGATGATAACTACGGCCTGGATAAGTTTATCCGCCCCGAGATGAAGAAGGTGTTTCCGGAGCTGGAGTTTGTGGAGCTTCCTTTCACCCACCCGGTCTACCACCAAAAATTTGCTTTCCCGAGAGGCCTACCGAAAGTACACGAGCATGATGGCAAACGCCCCCAGGGGTTTGGCCTGCTCTACAAGGGCCGTCTGGTTTGCTTCTATTCGTATGAGTGCGACCTGGGCAACGGCTGGGAAGACCTGGGCACCTACCCTGAAGATACCCCCGCCAGCCACGAAGCCGCCCTTAAAATGGGCGCCAACTTAGTGGCCTACGCTCTCACCCAGGATTAG
- a CDS encoding MBL fold metallo-hydrolase, with amino-acid sequence MTIHTLDTGLFKLDGGAMFGVVPKSMWQKLNPADENNMCTWAMRCLLIEDGGRLVLVDNGIGDKQDQKFRGHFYLHGDDTLEKSLRKLGFTSADITDVFLTHLHFDHCGGSVVRTADDKLQLAFQNATYWSNQSHWDWAVTPNPREKASFLKENILPIQESGHLRFVDTATGVPEALPCFREVILADGHTEKMMVPVMEYKGRTVAFMADLLPSAGHVPLPYVMSYDMRPLVTMDEKERVLRRAADENWVLVLEHDPTTECITVQHTEKGVRVAESFRLADL; translated from the coding sequence ATGACGATTCACACCCTCGATACTGGATTATTCAAGCTTGATGGCGGCGCTATGTTCGGCGTAGTTCCTAAAAGCATGTGGCAGAAGCTCAACCCCGCCGATGAAAATAACATGTGCACTTGGGCTATGCGCTGCCTGCTAATTGAAGACGGTGGTCGGCTGGTGCTGGTTGATAATGGTATTGGGGATAAGCAAGACCAGAAGTTTCGGGGGCATTTTTATCTGCACGGCGACGATACCCTGGAAAAATCATTACGGAAACTAGGGTTCACCTCCGCGGATATCACCGACGTATTCCTGACTCACCTGCACTTCGACCATTGTGGTGGCTCAGTGGTGCGCACCGCCGATGATAAGCTTCAGCTAGCTTTTCAAAACGCTACATACTGGAGCAACCAGAGCCACTGGGATTGGGCTGTAACGCCTAACCCGCGTGAGAAAGCGAGTTTCCTGAAGGAGAATATTCTGCCAATTCAGGAGAGCGGCCACTTGCGCTTCGTGGATACAGCCACCGGGGTGCCCGAGGCGTTGCCCTGCTTCCGGGAGGTTATATTGGCCGATGGGCACACGGAAAAAATGATGGTGCCAGTAATGGAGTATAAGGGCCGCACGGTGGCATTCATGGCCGACTTGCTGCCCAGCGCGGGCCACGTGCCATTGCCCTACGTGATGAGCTACGATATGCGCCCCCTGGTAACCATGGACGAGAAGGAGCGGGTGCTGCGCCGCGCTGCTGATGAAAACTGGGTGCTGGTGCTCGAGCACGACCCCACCACGGAGTGCATAACGGTGCAACACACCGAGAAAGGCGTGCGGGTAGCCGAGTCTTTCCGCCTGGCTGACCTGTAA
- a CDS encoding patatin-like phospholipase family protein encodes MLGLALSGGGARGIAHLGILAAIDELGLPVGRLAGVSSGAIAATFYAAGVPPREILRMFQAVNITRLTRIALSRYGLFKIDAVGTLFEEHLGVGCTFEQLRLPLTLVSTDLVEGVSVRFSSGLLIPPLLASSAVPILYKPVEFEGRQLVDGGLLNNLPVEALLEHQHPGLRIVGMHCNPPNPEAQFNNLRGVIERTLNLAIGSNTVLSKQHCDLLLEPPELRRFRTMSYRQASELFAIGYQYTMGRAADLENLLRSA; translated from the coding sequence ATGCTGGGCCTAGCGCTTTCCGGAGGTGGTGCCCGAGGTATTGCCCACCTGGGCATACTGGCGGCCATAGATGAGCTTGGCCTGCCGGTGGGGCGGCTCGCGGGGGTATCGTCGGGGGCTATTGCGGCTACATTTTACGCGGCGGGCGTACCGCCGCGTGAGATTCTGCGCATGTTTCAGGCTGTCAACATCACCCGCCTCACGCGCATTGCCCTGAGCCGTTACGGGCTGTTCAAGATTGACGCCGTTGGGACGCTCTTTGAGGAGCACTTGGGAGTGGGCTGCACCTTTGAGCAACTGCGCCTCCCGCTTACATTGGTGTCAACTGACTTGGTAGAAGGAGTATCCGTGCGATTTTCGAGCGGGCTGCTGATACCACCACTGCTGGCTTCTTCAGCGGTGCCCATTCTATACAAACCGGTAGAGTTTGAGGGGCGGCAACTGGTAGATGGTGGCTTGCTAAATAACCTGCCCGTAGAGGCGCTGCTGGAGCACCAGCACCCTGGCCTACGCATTGTAGGAATGCACTGCAACCCTCCCAACCCCGAGGCGCAATTCAATAACCTGCGCGGAGTAATAGAGCGGACTCTGAACTTAGCCATCGGCAGTAATACCGTGCTCAGCAAGCAGCACTGCGACTTGCTGCTGGAGCCGCCGGAACTGCGCCGGTTCCGTACTATGAGCTACCGCCAGGCCTCAGAGTTGTTTGCTATCGGCTACCAGTATACAATGGGCCGCGCCGCCGACCTGGAGAATCTCCTGCGAAGCGCTTAA